A window from Chaetodon trifascialis isolate fChaTrf1 chromosome 5, fChaTrf1.hap1, whole genome shotgun sequence encodes these proteins:
- the smtnl1 gene encoding smoothelin-like 1, producing the protein MDGESLSQECTETTSPTGTTNSNQTDEPELENSADPGKEPPAVEAAEGQGVMEVGEEDSVPEQGGEEEASAGDTDDPQTTASKRAEDEAEEAGHDKDKASTDADVKDPEVTSGEKDGEEQREEDKKDGRVEEDRSGRDGEEMEDKNKEKEESKTEEKAKDTEKDVNENAAKGGEKKKQVKEVNVETKDKGSIKEAEKQGKPKRKSGPASSSLSRPRPSARSIRASAKNDIIAKFQQGAPETPMPRNFKIQRSSAASATGASIKQKMLQWCRNKTRNYEGVDIENFSSSWCNGMAFCALIHRFFPDAFDYSSLNPKEREKNFTLAFQTAESLADCCPLLEVGDMLMMGNNPDPMCVFTYVQSLCHSLSKIEKERKDKEKEKKDKAGDEGEEKEEGEDAAGEVSSEKDEGGSAENGTMEIREEKQDDVTETEATAEEENAPSSCEVEGGGGASVEAES; encoded by the exons ATGGATGGAGAATCACTCAGCCAGGAGTGCACAGAGACAACCAGTCCGACCGGCACCACCAACAGCAACCAG aCAGATGAGCCAGAGCTGGAGAACAGTGCAGACCCAGGGAAAGAGCCTCCAGCAGTGGAGGCAGCTGAGGGTCAGGGGGTAatggaggtgggggaggaggatTCAGTGCCAGaacagggaggagaagaggaggcaagTGCTGGAGACACAGACGATCCCCAGACTACTGCGTCAAAGCGTGCTGAagatgaggctgaagaggctggaCATGATAAAGATAAAGCCTCCACCGACGCTGACGTGAAGGACCCTGAAGTGACGAGTGGAGAAAAAGATggggaggaacagagagaggaagacaagaaaGATGGACGGGTGGAAGAGGACAGGAgtgggagagatggagaggagatggaggacaaaaacaaagagaaagaggagagtaAAACTGAGGAAAAGGCAAAAGATACAGAAAAAGATGTGaatgaaaatgcagcaaaagggggagagaagaaaaaacaagtcaAGGAAGTGAATGtagagacaaaagacaaaggaAGTATTaaggaggcagaaaaacaagggaaaccaaaaagaaagagtggccctgcctcctcttctctctctcgaCCGAGACCCTCTGCGCGCTCAATTAGAGCATCCGCGAAAAACGACATCATTGCCAAGTTCCAACAAGGTGCCCCAGA GACACCAATGCCCCGCAATTTCAAGATTCAGAGGTCATCTGCGGCTTCGGCCACAGGAGCTTCAATCAAACAGAAGATGCTTCAGTGGTGTCGCAACAAGACTCGCAACTATGAG GGGGTCGACATAGAAAACTTCTCATCGTCCTGGTGTAATGGGATGGCGTTCTGTGCTCTGATCCATCGTTTCTTTCCTGACGCTTTTGACTACAGCTCCCTGAATCCAAAGGAGCGGGAGAAAAACTTCACACTCGCCTTCCAAACTGCAGA GTCTCTGGCCgactgctgccctctgctggaagTGGGTGACATGCTCATGATGGGTAACAACCCTGACcccatgtgtgtgttcacatatgTGCAGTCCCTCTGCCACAGCCTTTCCaaaatagagaaagagaggaaggacaaagagaaggagaagaaagacaaggCTGGTgatgagggagaagagaaagaggaaggggaagaTGCAGCAGGGGAGGTGTCATCTGAGAAGGACGAGGGAGGGTCCGCTGAGAACGGGACGATGGAGATccgagaggagaaacaggatgatgttacagagacagaggcaaCTGCCGAGGAGGAAAATGCACCAAGCAGCTGtgaggtggagggaggtggaggagcgtCAGTGGAGGCAGAGTCCTAG
- the LOC139331325 gene encoding uncharacterized protein, giving the protein MSADMPPGSLNLESQLLSIMDVLVKAAVTEISQLFSESSASLRLHLTQSLKENEALRMRMKVMRSELFSLRLQTRTNRPASRFSPIRGNTPKPRAKSQVIIKPPAAQKSVGEAASISLQSENKTSSSATRVTCADVETPDVILIKDEDDIGGCGPVVGQDDFGNQSTQSVDAGAQNLESSCLTGNHEELRIVSVHGRGEGPLQEASDTLFTASELQVFSSLSPDHNVTHDTLLTFTTGSNDRAPMRGMHDNSVELARNSQLERNHSTQMASSAMNPAIKTPVVGADGHVGHSSHVSQFPQQQNIFSHTINKSLDCSFCGEGFINREDLIVHRATHTGETPVPCSFCGKSFVNKTTLTIHMRIHTGEKPYACTQCGKRFTQNGSLKIHLRTHSGEKPYTCNQCTASFNNPSNLRRHMITHSTNGVL; this is encoded by the exons ATGTCTGCAGACATGCCGCCGGGCAGCCTCAATCTGGAGTCCCAGCTTTTGTCCATAATGGACGTGCTGGTGAAAGCGGCGGTGACGGAAATCAGTCAGCTGTTCTCGGAGAGCTCAGCGTCCCTCCGCCTGCATTTAACCCAGAGCCTGAAGGAAAACGAAGccctgaggatgaggatgaaggtgatgaggaGTGAGCTCTTCTCCCTCAGGCTGCAGACCAGGACGAACCGGCCGGCCAGCCGCTTTTCCCCTATCCGAGGAAACACCCCCAAACCACGGGCTAAATCACAAG TTATCATCAAGCCACCAGCGGCTCAGAAGAGTGTTGGAGAAGCAGCTTCTATTTCTCTACAATCCGAGAACaagacttcctcctctgccactCGAGTGACG TGTGCAGATGTGGAGACCCCAGATGTCATCCTGATCAAAGATGAGGACGACATTGGAGGATGTGGGCCAGTTGTAG GTCAGGACGACTTTGGAAACCAAAGTACACAAAGTGTTGACGCGGGGGCTCAGAATTTAGAGTCCTCCTGCCTGACAGGTAACCATGAGGAGCTGAGAATCGTGAGCGTCCATGGACGAGGGGAAGGGCCCCTGCAGGAGGCGAGCGACACCCTCTTCACTGCCTCTGAACTCCAGGTTTTTAGCTCTCTGTCTCCTGACCACAACGTCACCCATGACACTCTGCTGACTTTCACCACAGGTTCGAATGACAGAGCCCCGATGAGGGGGATGCACGATAACAGTGTCGAACTCGCAAGAAACAGCCAGCTGGAACGAAATCATTCCACCCAAATGGCTTCATCAGCAATGAATCCTGCAATAAAAACACCAGTCGTCGGAGCTGATGGTCATGTGGGGCACTCCAGTCATGTCAGCCAGTTTCCCCAGCAGCAGAACATATTCTCTCACACCATCAACAAATCCCTTGACTGCAGCTTCTGTGGTGAGGGCTTCATCAACCGCGAAGACCTGATTGTCCACCGGGCAACCCACACCGGGGAGACACCCGTTCCCTGTTCCTTTTGCGGCAAGTCATTCGTCAACAAGACCACGCTGACCATCCACATGCGCATTCACACCGGGGAGAAGCCGTACGCCTGTACGCAGTGTGGGAAACGCTTCACGCAGAACGGCAGCCTGAAGATCCACCTGAGGACTCACTCTGGGGAGAAGCCGTACACCTGCAATCAGTGCACCGCCAGCTTCAACAACCCAAGCAACCTGCGCAGGCACATGATCACACACAGCACGAACGGAGTGCTCTGA